In the genome of Notamacropus eugenii isolate mMacEug1 chromosome 5, mMacEug1.pri_v2, whole genome shotgun sequence, one region contains:
- the LOC140505437 gene encoding olfactory receptor 8B3-like, which translates to MALANASSVTEFIFAGLTDKPQLQLPLFLLFMGIYVITIVGNVGLIILIRMNSQLQTPMYFFLFNLSFIDLCYSSVFTPKMLMNFVLTKNIISYSGCMTQLYFFCFFVISECYVLTIMAYDRYIAICNPLLYNVAMSNQVCSRLLGGAYVMGFAGAMAHTGFMLRVSFCDANIINHYMCDVLPLLQLSCTSTYINELVVFIVVGTSVTVPSVTIFTSYALILSSILNISSTEGRSKAFSTCSSHIIVITLFFGSASFMYLKPSSSGSVEQDKVSTIFYTNVGPMLNPIIYSLRNKDVQAALRKTLRRRMFSRT; encoded by the coding sequence ATGGCTTTGGCAAATGCCTCTTCTGTAACTGAATTCATCTTTGCAGGCTTAACAGATAAACCACAGCTCCAGTTACCCCTGTTCCTCCTGTTTATGGGGATTTATGTGATCACTATAGTGGGAAATGTAGGACTGATCATTTTAATCAGGATGAATTCTCAACTTCAAACTCCTATGTACTTTTTTCTGTTCAATTTATCTTTCATAGATCTCTGCTACTCCTCTGTCTTTACTCCCAAAATGTTGATGAATTTTGTCCTAACCAAAAACATCATCTCTTATTCAGGATGTATGACACAGctctattttttctgtttctttgttattTCTGAATGTTATGTGTTGACAATAATGGCTTATGATCGTTACATTGCCATCTGTAATCCATTGCTGTATAATGTTGCTATGTCCAATCAGGTCTGTTCAAGACTACTGGGTGGGGCATATGTAATGGGGTTTGCTGGTGCCATGGCCCACACTGGATTCATGCTGAGAGTGTCCTTCTGTGATGCCAACATCATAAACCATTACATGTGTGATGTGCTTCCCCTCCTCCAGCTCTCCTGCACCAGCACCTATATCAATGAGCTGGTGGTTTTCATTGTTGTGGGCACTAGTGTTACAGTGCCTAGCGTCACCATCTTCACCTCTTATGCTCTCATCCTGTCCAGTATCCTGAACATCAGCTCCACTGAAGGCAGGTCCAAAGCTTTCAGCACCTGCAGCTCCCACATAATTGTGATCACTCTTTTCTTTGGGTCAGCTTCATTCATGTATCTTAAGCCCTCTTCGTCAGGGTCAGTGGAACAGGACAAAGTATCTACAATCTTTTACACAAATGTGGGGCCCATGCTAAACCCTATCATTTATAGTCTGAGGAATAAAGATGTTCAGGCTGCTTTAAGGAAAAccttgaggagaagaatgttttccaGAACGTGA
- the LOC140505435 gene encoding olfactory receptor 8B3-like: MVLANSSSVTEFILAGLTDQPELQLPLFLLFMGTYVITIMGNMGLIILIRMNSQLHTPMYYFLFNLSFIDLCYSSVFTPKMLMNFVLMKNIISYSGCMAQLYFFCFFVISECYVLTIMAYDRYVAICNPLLYNVIMSNQVCSWLLGGAYIMGFAGAMAHTGFMLRLSFCDANIINHYICDVLPLLQLSCTSTYINELVVFIVVGTNVTVPSITIFVSYALILSSILNISSTEGRSKAFSTCSSHIIVITLFFGSASFMYLKPSSPGSVDQGKVSTIFYTNVGPMLNPIIYSLRNKDVQVALRRTLKRRIFLRTWVGFS, encoded by the coding sequence ATGGTTTTGGCAAATTCCTCTTCAGTGACTGAGTTCATCCTTGCAGGCTTAACAGATCAACCAGAGCTCCAGTTACCTCTGTTCCTCCTGTTTATGGGGACATATGTGATCACTATCATGGGAAACATGGGACTGATCATTTTAATCAGGATGAATTCTCAGCTTCACACTCCTATGTACTATTTCCTCTTCAATTTATCTTTTATAGATCTCTGCTACTCCTCTGTCTTTACTCCCAAAATGTTGATGAATTTTGTCCTAATGAAAAACATTATCTCTTATTCAGGATGTATGGCACAActctattttttctgtttttttgttatttctgaaTGTTATGTGTTGACAATAATGGCTTATGATCGTTATGTTGCCATCTGTAATCCATTGCTGTATAATGTTATTATGTCCAATCAAGTCTGTTCATGGCTACTGGGTGGAGCATATATAATGGGGTTTGCTGGTGCCATGGCCCACACTGGATTCATGCTGAGACTGTCCTTCTGTGATGCCAACATCATAAACCATTACATATGTGATGTGCTTCCCCTCCTTCAGCTGTCCTGCACAAGCACATATATAAACGAGCTAGTGGTTTTCATTGTTGTGGGCACAAATGTTACAGTGCCTAGTATCACAATCTTTGTCTCTTATGCTCTCATCCTGTCCAGTATCCTGAACATCAGCTCCACTGAAGGCAGGTCCAAAGCCTTCAGCACCTGTAGCTCCCACATAATTGTGATCACTCTTTTCTTTGGGTCAGCTTCATTCATGTATCTTAAGCCATCTTCCCCAGGGTCAGTGGACCAGGGCAAAGTATCTACAATCTTTTACACAAATGTGGGGCCCATGCTAAACCCTATCATTTATAGTCTGAGGAATAAAGATGTTCAGGTTGCCTTGAGGAGAACCTTGAAAAGAAGAATATTTCTTAGAACATGGGTAGGATTTTCATAA